In Geobacillus kaustophilus, a genomic segment contains:
- a CDS encoding M23 family metallopeptidase, which produces MDRRVREIRKRIERRRKERQYYEAKRRKEPNWEAADEERYGLPVVTYDRYSFESEPHPLFRKEWFLFQTFIAACLVLVTAILFRHPSASLDPARQFVKRTMETEFQFAAVSAWYEKTFGEPLAFFAPKKEEKVKTASSYAVPASGRILESFEKNREGVTIETENGAKVEAMKEGIVTFAGTKDRLGKTVIIQHADGTETWYGHLGAISVKLYDFVEMGQEVGTAEASEANKQKGLFYFAIKQGDEFIDPIQVISFE; this is translated from the coding sequence ATGGACCGACGCGTTCGGGAAATCAGAAAACGGATTGAACGGCGGAGAAAAGAGCGCCAATATTATGAGGCGAAGCGGCGAAAGGAACCGAATTGGGAAGCCGCGGACGAGGAGCGGTACGGGCTGCCGGTCGTCACGTATGACCGCTATTCGTTTGAATCAGAGCCGCATCCGCTGTTTCGCAAGGAGTGGTTTCTTTTTCAAACGTTCATAGCCGCTTGTCTCGTGCTCGTGACGGCCATTTTGTTCCGGCATCCGTCCGCTTCGCTCGATCCAGCGCGCCAGTTTGTCAAGAGGACGATGGAAACTGAGTTTCAGTTTGCGGCCGTCTCAGCCTGGTATGAAAAAACGTTCGGCGAGCCGCTCGCCTTTTTCGCCCCGAAAAAGGAAGAAAAGGTGAAAACGGCTTCATCCTATGCAGTGCCGGCTTCTGGACGGATTTTGGAAAGTTTTGAAAAAAACAGGGAGGGCGTGACGATCGAAACCGAGAATGGAGCCAAAGTGGAAGCGATGAAAGAAGGGATTGTCACCTTTGCCGGTACGAAAGACCGTCTCGGCAAAACGGTCATCATCCAACATGCGGACGGCACGGAGACGTGGTATGGACATTTGGGGGCCATTTCGGTGAAATTGTATGATTTTGTAGAAATGGGGCAGGAAGTTGGCACGGCCGAGGCGAGCGAGGCAAATAAACAGAAAGGGCTGTTTTATTTTGCTATTAAACAAGGAGATGAATTTATCGATCCGATTCAGGTGATTTCCTTTGAATAA
- a CDS encoding ACT domain-containing protein → MEKKFYLVREDVLPEAMKKVVLAKQLLERKKAASVAEAAQLANISRGVFYKYRDAIFPFQAVTKENIVTLFFHLEDRSGTLSKLLGVVAAAGCNVLTIHQTIPLQGRANVTLSVSTNDMNEEIDELLAKLKQLEFVEKVEIVGSGVY, encoded by the coding sequence GTGGAGAAAAAATTTTATTTGGTGCGCGAAGACGTCCTGCCGGAAGCGATGAAGAAAGTCGTGCTCGCTAAACAGCTGCTTGAGCGGAAAAAAGCCGCCTCGGTCGCCGAGGCGGCGCAGCTCGCCAACATCAGCCGCGGCGTTTTTTATAAATACCGTGATGCCATTTTTCCGTTCCAAGCGGTGACGAAAGAAAACATCGTCACGCTCTTTTTCCATTTAGAAGACCGCTCCGGAACGTTGTCAAAGCTGCTTGGTGTTGTGGCGGCGGCCGGCTGCAACGTGCTGACCATCCATCAAACGATTCCGCTTCAAGGGAGGGCGAACGTGACGCTGTCGGTCAGCACAAACGATATGAACGAGGAGATTGATGAGCTCCTCGCTAAGCTCAAACAGCTCGAATTTGTCGAAAAAGTGGAAATTGTCGGTTCGGGAGTGTATTAA
- a CDS encoding rod shape-determining protein, with product MFGIGTKDLGIDLGTANTLVYVKGKGIVLREPSVVAIQRDTKQIVAVGNEAKNMIGRTPGNIVALRPMKDGVIADYETTATMMKYFIRKAVKTKGLFASKPYVMVCVPYGITAVEERAVIDATRQAGARDAYTIEEPFAAAIGANLPVWEPTGSMVVDIGGGTTEVAVISLGGIVTSQSIRIAGDEMDEAIIQYIRKTYNLMIGERTAEAIKVEIGSAGNPEGIGNMEIRGRDLLTGLPKTIEISAEEVAEALHDTVYAIVESVKNTLEKTPPELAADIMDRGIVLTGGGALLRNLDKVISKETDMPVIVAENPLDCVAIGTGKALDHIDLFKNKARDHR from the coding sequence ATGTTTGGAATTGGGACGAAAGATCTCGGGATTGACTTAGGAACAGCGAATACGCTCGTTTATGTGAAGGGAAAAGGGATCGTTTTGCGCGAGCCGTCGGTTGTCGCCATTCAGCGCGACACGAAGCAAATCGTCGCCGTCGGCAACGAAGCGAAAAACATGATCGGGCGCACGCCGGGCAACATCGTGGCGCTTCGCCCGATGAAAGATGGCGTCATCGCCGATTATGAAACGACGGCGACGATGATGAAATATTTCATTCGCAAGGCCGTCAAAACGAAAGGGTTGTTTGCCAGCAAGCCGTATGTGATGGTATGCGTGCCGTACGGCATCACGGCCGTGGAGGAGCGCGCGGTCATCGATGCGACGCGCCAGGCTGGAGCGCGCGACGCCTATACGATTGAAGAACCGTTTGCGGCCGCGATCGGCGCCAATTTGCCGGTGTGGGAGCCGACCGGGAGCATGGTCGTCGACATCGGCGGCGGTACGACCGAGGTGGCGGTCATTTCGCTCGGCGGCATCGTGACGAGCCAGTCGATTCGCATCGCTGGCGATGAAATGGATGAGGCGATCATTCAATACATCCGTAAAACGTACAATTTGATGATCGGAGAACGGACGGCGGAGGCGATTAAAGTCGAGATCGGCTCAGCCGGAAATCCGGAAGGGATCGGAAACATGGAAATTCGCGGCCGCGACTTGCTCACTGGGCTGCCCAAAACGATCGAAATCAGCGCCGAAGAAGTGGCTGAGGCGCTGCACGATACGGTTTATGCGATCGTCGAATCGGTGAAAAACACGCTCGAAAAAACACCGCCGGAGCTGGCGGCTGACATTATGGACCGCGGCATCGTGCTGACAGGCGGCGGAGCGTTGCTGCGCAATTTGGACAAGGTTATCAGCAAAGAGACGGACATGCCGGTCATCGTCGCGGAAAATCCGCTTGATTGTGTGGCCATCGGCACCGGGAAAGCGCTCGACCACATCGACTTGTTTAAAAACAAGGCGAGAGACCATCGCTGA
- a CDS encoding sporulation initiation phosphotransferase B, which produces MEKRWTVVEVMRHARHDWLNKIQLIKGHLALNKIERVQEIIEDMIGEMHQETRLTNLKAERFAELVMTYNWEPRPLVLEYEITDGEADWSRCDEQLAEWCRTFFRLLEAQSDERTENHLCLSIELSDRRAALFLDYRGTFRDGETIRAWLERCEPSPPLRLASFAVGEGELTVELELLAAES; this is translated from the coding sequence ATGGAGAAGCGATGGACTGTCGTTGAGGTGATGCGCCATGCTCGCCATGACTGGTTGAACAAAATCCAGCTCATCAAAGGGCATTTGGCGCTTAATAAAATCGAACGGGTGCAGGAAATTATTGAAGACATGATCGGTGAGATGCATCAGGAAACGCGATTGACGAATTTGAAGGCTGAGCGGTTCGCTGAGCTTGTCATGACTTATAACTGGGAGCCGCGCCCGCTCGTTCTTGAGTATGAAATCACGGACGGCGAAGCCGATTGGTCGCGGTGTGATGAACAGCTGGCTGAATGGTGCCGCACATTTTTTCGTCTGCTCGAAGCGCAATCCGATGAGCGGACAGAAAACCATTTATGTTTGTCCATTGAACTGTCCGACCGACGGGCGGCGCTGTTTTTGGATTACCGCGGCACGTTTAGGGATGGCGAAACCATTCGTGCTTGGCTTGAGCGCTGTGAACCATCACCGCCGCTTCGGCTCGCGTCGTTTGCTGTTGGCGAGGGCGAATTGACGGTGGAGCTTGAGCTTTTGGCGGCGGAATCTTGA
- the minD gene encoding septum site-determining protein MinD: MGEAIVITSGKGGVGKTTTTANLGTALAILGKRVCLVDTDIGLRNLDVVLGLENRIIYDLVDVVEGRCTVQKALVKDKRFDNYLYLLPAAQTSDKSAVNPAQMKQLIEELKQEYDYVLIDCPAGIEQGYRNAVAGADEAIVVTTPEVSAVRDADRIIGLLEAEEHVKPPRLIINRIRSHMVKNGDMLDVDEIISHLSIELLGIIADDENVIKASNRGEPIVLDPNSKASIAFRNIARRILGESVPLPPLEEEEKGLFSKIRKIFSLK; this comes from the coding sequence GTGGGAGAAGCGATCGTCATCACTTCCGGAAAAGGCGGCGTCGGCAAAACGACGACGACCGCGAACCTTGGGACGGCCCTCGCCATTCTAGGGAAGCGGGTGTGCCTTGTTGACACCGACATCGGGCTGCGCAACCTCGATGTCGTGCTTGGGCTTGAGAATCGAATTATTTATGATTTGGTCGATGTCGTTGAAGGGCGTTGCACGGTGCAAAAGGCGCTTGTGAAAGACAAGCGGTTCGATAACTATTTGTATTTGTTGCCGGCCGCGCAAACGAGCGATAAGTCGGCGGTCAACCCCGCACAAATGAAACAGCTCATTGAGGAGCTGAAACAGGAATACGATTATGTGCTCATCGACTGTCCGGCCGGAATCGAACAAGGCTATCGCAACGCTGTCGCCGGCGCGGACGAAGCGATCGTCGTCACAACGCCGGAAGTGTCGGCGGTCCGCGACGCCGACCGCATCATCGGCTTGCTTGAAGCGGAGGAGCACGTCAAACCGCCGCGCCTCATCATCAACCGCATTCGCAGCCATATGGTGAAAAACGGCGATATGTTGGATGTCGACGAAATCATCTCGCATTTATCGATCGAGTTGCTCGGCATTATCGCCGACGATGAAAACGTGATCAAAGCGTCGAACCGCGGCGAGCCGATTGTGCTGGACCCAAACAGCAAAGCGTCGATCGCCTTCCGCAACATTGCCCGCCGCATCCTCGGCGAGTCGGTGCCGCTCCCGCCGCTTGAGGAAGAGGAGAAGGGGCTGTTTTCAAAGATTCGGAAAATATTTAGTTTGAAATAA
- the obgE gene encoding GTPase ObgE: MFVDQVKIYVKGGDGGNGMVAFRREKYVPKGGPAGGDGGKGGDVVFVVDEGLRTLMDFRYQRHFKAPRGENGMSKNQHGKNAEDLVVKVPPGTVVIDADTNEVLADLTEAGQRFVVAKGGRGGRGNTRFATASNPAPEIAENGEPGEERNIILELKLLADVGLVGFPSVGKSTLLSVVSAARPKIAEYHFTTLVPNLGVVETEDGRSFVMADLPGLIEGAHQGVGLGHQFLRHIERTRVIVHVIDMAAVEGRDPYNDYLVINEELKQYNLRLTERPQIVAANKMDMPNAEENLRRFKEKVGDAVPVFPISAATRQGVRELLFAVADLLETTPEFPLHEREDPAVQRVVYKYEKEEPPFTITRASDGAFILAGDKIEKLFKMTDFSREESVRRFARQLKAMGVDDALRERGAKDGDTIRLLDYEFEFVDDWDE, translated from the coding sequence ATGTTTGTTGATCAGGTGAAAATTTATGTGAAAGGCGGGGACGGCGGCAACGGCATGGTCGCGTTCCGCCGGGAAAAATACGTCCCAAAAGGCGGGCCGGCCGGCGGAGACGGCGGCAAAGGCGGCGATGTCGTCTTTGTCGTTGATGAAGGGCTGCGGACGTTGATGGATTTCCGCTACCAGCGCCATTTTAAAGCGCCGCGCGGCGAAAACGGCATGTCGAAAAATCAACACGGAAAAAATGCGGAAGACTTGGTTGTCAAAGTGCCGCCTGGGACGGTCGTCATTGATGCGGACACAAACGAAGTGCTGGCTGATTTGACAGAAGCGGGACAACGATTTGTCGTTGCCAAAGGTGGGCGCGGCGGGCGCGGCAACACCCGATTTGCGACGGCGTCCAACCCAGCGCCGGAAATTGCGGAAAACGGCGAACCGGGCGAAGAGCGCAACATCATTTTAGAGCTGAAGCTTCTCGCTGACGTCGGGCTGGTCGGGTTTCCAAGCGTCGGCAAATCGACGCTGCTGTCGGTCGTCTCCGCAGCCCGTCCGAAAATCGCCGAGTACCATTTTACGACGCTCGTTCCGAACTTGGGCGTTGTCGAAACAGAAGATGGGCGCAGTTTTGTGATGGCGGACTTGCCGGGATTGATTGAAGGGGCCCATCAAGGGGTTGGGCTCGGGCATCAGTTTTTGCGCCATATTGAACGGACGCGCGTCATCGTCCATGTCATCGACATGGCGGCGGTCGAAGGGCGCGATCCGTACAACGATTATCTCGTCATCAACGAAGAGCTGAAACAGTACAATTTGCGCTTGACCGAGCGGCCGCAAATTGTTGCCGCCAATAAAATGGACATGCCGAACGCCGAAGAAAACTTGCGCCGCTTCAAAGAGAAAGTTGGCGATGCGGTGCCGGTCTTTCCGATTTCGGCGGCGACAAGACAAGGAGTGCGCGAGCTGTTGTTTGCCGTCGCCGACCTGTTGGAAACGACGCCGGAATTCCCCCTTCATGAACGGGAAGATCCGGCCGTGCAGCGCGTCGTGTACAAATATGAAAAAGAGGAGCCGCCGTTTACGATCACCCGCGCCAGTGATGGAGCATTCATTTTGGCGGGCGACAAAATCGAAAAGTTGTTTAAGATGACGGATTTCTCGCGCGAAGAATCGGTGCGCCGCTTCGCCCGCCAGCTTAAGGCGATGGGAGTGGATGATGCGCTGCGCGAGCGCGGCGCGAAAGACGGAGACACGATCCGGTTGCTTGATTACGAGTTCGAGTTTGTCGACGACTGGGATGAATAG
- a CDS encoding site-2 protease family protein, with the protein MNKYIALLGKLHIHPLLWLIGGIAVLTAHFKQLCLLFFIVLVHELGHAAAAAFFSWRVKRILLLPFGGVAEVEEHGNRPFREEWIVTLAGPAQHLWLVAAAFFLWKAGMMDGGSWELFFRYNAAIFALNLLPIWPLDGGKLLFLLLSYRRPFSEAHRNTVAVSAAALAVGVVLLLVLAPRQLDLWAIAGFLAHALLQEQKQHPYVVMRFLLERYYGNKGGYTKLRTITAPADECISAVLQRFYRGQKHAIIVVRDGRERATLDENELLHAFFAEKRADAPLGALIY; encoded by the coding sequence TTGAATAAGTATATAGCGCTGCTCGGGAAGCTGCACATCCACCCGCTGTTATGGCTGATCGGCGGCATCGCGGTGCTTACCGCCCATTTCAAGCAGCTTTGCCTGTTGTTTTTCATCGTCCTCGTTCATGAGCTCGGCCATGCGGCGGCAGCCGCGTTTTTCTCTTGGCGGGTGAAGCGGATTTTGCTGCTGCCGTTCGGCGGAGTGGCGGAAGTCGAAGAGCACGGCAACCGGCCGTTCCGCGAGGAGTGGATCGTGACGCTCGCCGGGCCGGCCCAGCATCTGTGGCTCGTAGCGGCGGCGTTTTTTTTGTGGAAGGCCGGCATGATGGATGGCGGGAGCTGGGAGCTCTTTTTTCGCTACAATGCGGCCATTTTCGCTTTGAACTTGCTGCCGATCTGGCCGCTGGATGGAGGCAAGCTATTGTTTCTACTGCTGTCCTACCGCCGCCCGTTCAGCGAAGCGCACCGGAACACGGTCGCCGTATCGGCCGCTGCGCTTGCTGTCGGCGTCGTTCTTTTGTTGGTGTTGGCGCCGCGCCAGCTTGATTTATGGGCGATCGCCGGCTTTTTGGCGCATGCTCTTTTGCAGGAGCAAAAGCAGCATCCGTATGTCGTTATGCGCTTTTTGCTTGAGCGGTATTATGGAAACAAAGGCGGCTATACAAAGCTGCGGACGATTACGGCGCCGGCGGACGAATGCATCTCGGCCGTGCTGCAGCGATTTTACCGCGGACAAAAGCATGCGATCATCGTCGTTCGCGACGGGCGCGAACGGGCGACGCTCGATGAAAACGAGCTGCTGCATGCGTTTTTTGCCGAAAAGCGAGCCGATGCGCCGCTTGGCGCTCTCATCTATTGA
- the mreD gene encoding rod shape-determining protein MreD, protein MNKWRLPFLAVLCFVSESLFVDVWPKGDLYVHYFFVPRFFLVFLVFTAMHFGGTRAMGYGFIFGFLYDCVYTELLGVYAFAYTLIAYLAGKAMKWFHQNWFVASLLSLLSILLLDSYVYGIQLLIGRTDWSFSVFWNRRLWPTLLLNVAFLLVFSYPLERRLAKIRRLEQEE, encoded by the coding sequence GTGAACAAGTGGCGTCTCCCTTTCCTTGCGGTGTTATGTTTTGTGAGTGAGAGCCTTTTTGTTGATGTATGGCCAAAAGGCGATTTGTATGTCCACTATTTTTTTGTTCCCCGGTTTTTTCTTGTTTTTCTCGTGTTCACAGCGATGCATTTCGGCGGGACGCGGGCGATGGGGTACGGATTCATCTTCGGGTTTCTGTATGACTGCGTCTACACAGAGCTGCTCGGTGTTTATGCGTTTGCCTATACGCTTATAGCCTACTTGGCGGGCAAAGCGATGAAATGGTTCCACCAAAACTGGTTTGTTGCATCGCTCTTGTCGCTGCTTTCCATTTTGCTGCTTGACAGTTATGTCTACGGCATCCAGCTGTTGATCGGGCGGACCGATTGGTCGTTTTCTGTTTTTTGGAACCGCCGTCTATGGCCGACGCTGCTTCTGAACGTCGCGTTTTTGCTCGTCTTTTCGTACCCGCTCGAACGGCGATTGGCAAAAATTCGCCGGCTTGAGCAGGAAGAATAA
- the rpmA gene encoding 50S ribosomal protein L27 produces MLRLDLQFFASKKGVGSTKNGRDSIAKRLGAKRADGQFVTSGSILYRQRGTKVHPGLNVGRGGDDTLYAKIDGIVRFERLGRDRKRVSVYPVSQEA; encoded by the coding sequence ATGCTGAGACTTGACCTGCAATTTTTTGCTTCGAAAAAAGGGGTCGGTTCGACGAAAAACGGCCGCGACTCGATCGCGAAACGTCTTGGCGCAAAACGGGCTGACGGTCAATTCGTCACCAGCGGCTCGATTTTGTACCGTCAACGCGGAACGAAAGTCCATCCGGGCTTGAACGTCGGCCGCGGCGGCGACGATACGCTGTATGCGAAAATCGACGGCATCGTCCGCTTCGAGCGGCTCGGCCGCGACCGCAAACGCGTCAGCGTCTATCCGGTCAGCCAAGAAGCGTAA
- the mreC gene encoding rod shape-determining protein MreC yields MPQLFGNKRLIFLLVSIVILVMLIGFSLRSRDELTWPEQFVKDTVGFVQLLFGKPAQHVAGFFENVSDLRRTYKENELLKARLEEYAALETEVEALRQENERLRALLDKKESLRDFVSIQATVIGRNPDRWRETIIINKGEQHGVKKDMAVITPAGLVGKVQHASQFTSTVQLLSALDQNNRISAYIQGKENVFGLIEGYDEKRRELLLGEIPIDAKVEKRQKVLTSGLGGVFPKGLPIGEVTEIKPDQYGLTKVVYVKPFANLYDIDDVMIVKRTIDAALQEKEEAK; encoded by the coding sequence ATGCCACAGCTTTTTGGGAATAAGCGTCTCATTTTTTTGCTCGTCAGCATCGTCATCCTTGTCATGTTGATCGGCTTTTCGCTGCGCAGCCGCGACGAGTTGACGTGGCCGGAGCAGTTTGTCAAAGATACGGTCGGTTTTGTTCAGCTTCTGTTTGGGAAGCCCGCCCAGCACGTCGCGGGCTTCTTTGAAAATGTGAGCGATCTTCGCCGTACATATAAGGAAAACGAACTGCTGAAGGCGAGACTTGAGGAATATGCGGCGCTTGAGACCGAGGTCGAGGCGCTGCGGCAAGAAAACGAACGGCTGCGCGCGTTGCTCGATAAAAAAGAGAGCTTGCGTGATTTTGTTTCGATTCAGGCGACGGTGATCGGGCGGAACCCGGATCGTTGGCGGGAAACGATCATCATCAACAAAGGCGAGCAACACGGCGTGAAAAAAGATATGGCCGTCATCACCCCAGCGGGGCTTGTCGGCAAGGTGCAGCACGCTTCCCAATTTACGTCCACTGTGCAGTTGTTAAGCGCGCTTGACCAAAACAACCGCATTTCCGCTTATATCCAAGGAAAGGAAAACGTGTTTGGGTTGATCGAAGGCTACGATGAGAAGCGGCGCGAGTTGCTGCTCGGAGAAATTCCGATTGACGCCAAAGTGGAAAAAAGGCAAAAAGTGTTGACTTCCGGTCTTGGGGGCGTGTTTCCGAAAGGGCTGCCGATCGGTGAGGTGACCGAGATCAAGCCGGACCAATACGGATTGACGAAAGTCGTCTATGTCAAGCCGTTTGCCAACTTGTATGATATTGATGATGTCATGATTGTGAAACGAACCATCGATGCAGCACTGCAGGAAAAGGAGGAGGCAAAGTGA
- a CDS encoding ribosomal-processing cysteine protease Prp has protein sequence MIRVTIEREADGRIRAFTMEGHAHFAKRGQDIVCAGASAVSFGTINAIETLIGVSPHVSLGKDGGYLRCELPELEEAAAEKVQLLLEAMVVSLKTIERDYGTFIRVTSI, from the coding sequence ATGATCCGCGTCACGATTGAACGGGAAGCGGACGGCCGCATCCGCGCGTTTACGATGGAAGGGCACGCCCATTTTGCGAAACGCGGGCAGGACATTGTATGCGCCGGCGCTTCGGCGGTCTCGTTCGGCACGATCAACGCCATCGAGACACTTATTGGCGTAAGCCCGCATGTTTCGCTCGGCAAAGACGGCGGCTACCTCCGTTGCGAGCTTCCGGAGCTGGAAGAAGCGGCGGCAGAGAAAGTGCAGTTGTTGTTGGAAGCGATGGTCGTTTCGCTAAAGACGATCGAACGCGATTACGGAACATTTATCCGCGTGACATCCATCTAG
- the minC gene encoding septum site-determining protein MinC, with the protein MNVVAKQKQQYVTIKGTKDGLTLHLDDRCSYDDLLKEIEERLVKQAGVAPDSPLVSVHLKIGNRYLTPAQEEEVRALIRRSKNLVVDSIESNVMSKAEAIEWMRKTEIVPVSRIVRSGQVLHVEGDLLLIGDVNPGGTVIAGGNIFILGALRGIAHAGYAGNKQAIIAASVMKPMQLRIGDIMSRAPDSKTDEGNEMECAYIDEHNQIVVDRLQLLMHLRPNLTRLERRM; encoded by the coding sequence GTGAACGTTGTGGCGAAACAAAAGCAGCAGTACGTGACGATTAAAGGGACGAAAGATGGGCTGACGCTGCATCTCGATGACCGCTGCTCGTATGACGATTTATTGAAAGAAATCGAGGAGCGGCTTGTCAAACAAGCTGGCGTCGCGCCAGACAGCCCCCTTGTCTCTGTTCATCTGAAAATTGGGAACCGCTATTTGACGCCTGCCCAAGAGGAAGAGGTGCGTGCGCTCATCCGCCGTTCAAAAAATTTGGTCGTCGATTCGATCGAAAGCAATGTCATGTCGAAAGCAGAAGCGATAGAATGGATGAGAAAAACGGAAATTGTGCCCGTTTCGCGCATTGTTCGTTCGGGACAAGTGCTTCATGTCGAAGGGGATTTGCTGCTGATCGGCGACGTGAACCCTGGCGGAACGGTCATTGCCGGAGGCAACATTTTCATTCTCGGCGCCTTGCGCGGCATCGCCCATGCCGGGTATGCCGGCAATAAACAGGCGATCATCGCTGCATCGGTCATGAAACCGATGCAGCTGCGCATCGGCGACATCATGAGCCGAGCGCCCGATTCGAAAACGGATGAAGGAAATGAAATGGAATGCGCCTATATTGATGAGCATAACCAAATTGTTGTCGACCGCCTTCAGCTGCTTATGCATTTGCGGCCGAATTTGACGCGCTTAGAAAGGAGAATGTGA
- the radC gene encoding RadC family protein, with amino-acid sequence MAWMIRDVPKDSRPRERLLSSGPESLSDHELIAILLRTGTKEESVVQLAQRLLRHFEGLRSLKDATVEEMTNIKGIGPTKAVQILAALELGRRIHQSGGADRYVIRCPEDGAKYVMEDMRFLSQEHFVALYLNTKNQVIHRKTVFIGSLNASIVHPREVFKEAIKRSAASVICVHNHPSGDPTPSREDIDVTKRLAECGRIIGIELLDHLIIGDQKFVSLKEKGYV; translated from the coding sequence ATGGCGTGGATGATCCGCGATGTGCCGAAAGACAGTCGACCGCGTGAACGGCTGCTGTCATCAGGGCCGGAAAGTTTATCCGACCATGAACTGATCGCCATTTTGTTGCGCACAGGCACGAAGGAGGAGTCGGTCGTGCAGCTCGCCCAGCGTCTCCTTCGCCATTTTGAGGGGCTGAGGTCGCTCAAAGACGCAACGGTCGAAGAAATGACGAACATCAAAGGGATCGGGCCGACGAAAGCCGTGCAAATTTTGGCGGCGTTGGAGCTCGGCCGACGCATCCACCAGTCCGGCGGCGCCGACCGCTATGTGATTCGTTGCCCGGAAGACGGAGCGAAATACGTCATGGAAGATATGCGCTTTTTATCGCAAGAACATTTTGTCGCCCTTTATTTAAATACGAAAAACCAAGTCATTCACCGCAAAACGGTGTTCATCGGCAGTTTAAACGCCTCAATTGTCCATCCGCGCGAAGTGTTTAAAGAGGCGATCAAACGTTCCGCCGCCTCAGTCATTTGTGTGCATAACCACCCTTCTGGCGATCCGACTCCAAGCCGCGAAGACATCGATGTGACGAAACGGCTCGCGGAATGCGGCCGCATCATCGGCATCGAGCTCTTGGATCACCTCATCATCGGCGATCAAAAATTCGTCAGTTTGAAAGAAAAAGGCTATGTCTGA
- the rplU gene encoding 50S ribosomal protein L21: MYAIIETGGKQLKVEEGQEIYIEKLDANEGDTVTFDKVLFVGGETVKIGNPTVEGATVTARVQKHGRQKKIIVFKYKAKKNYRRKQGHRQPYTKVVIEKINA; the protein is encoded by the coding sequence ATGTACGCAATTATCGAAACTGGCGGCAAACAATTGAAAGTCGAAGAAGGCCAAGAAATTTACATCGAAAAATTGGATGCGAATGAAGGCGATACGGTCACGTTTGACAAAGTGCTGTTCGTCGGCGGGGAAACGGTGAAAATCGGCAACCCGACGGTCGAAGGCGCAACCGTGACGGCGAGAGTGCAAAAACACGGCCGACAAAAGAAAATTATCGTCTTCAAATATAAAGCGAAAAAGAACTATCGCCGCAAACAAGGCCACCGTCAGCCGTACACGAAAGTCGTCATCGAAAAAATCAACGCGTAA
- a CDS encoding Maf family protein produces the protein MPPRFVLASRSPRRRQILELAGWPFDIQESQADETIAPGTPPDEAVQLLARRKVEAVAPSVPDAYVLGADTIVVCDGRLLGKPRTKEEAFAMLRLLSGRTHDVWTGVAIATPHQPITSFAEKTAVTFWELDDEEIAAYIATGEPMDKAGAYGIQGRAALFVKRIEGDYLTVVGLPLSRTVRELRRLGWPTA, from the coding sequence CGCGCCGCAGGCAGATCCTCGAGCTGGCCGGTTGGCCGTTTGACATTCAAGAAAGTCAAGCCGATGAGACGATCGCCCCCGGAACGCCCCCTGATGAAGCTGTCCAACTGCTTGCCCGCCGGAAAGTTGAGGCGGTGGCTCCATCTGTCCCCGATGCATACGTTCTTGGCGCTGATACAATCGTGGTGTGCGACGGACGCTTGTTAGGGAAGCCGCGCACGAAAGAAGAAGCGTTCGCCATGTTGCGCCTCTTGTCCGGGCGGACGCATGACGTATGGACCGGCGTCGCCATCGCAACGCCCCATCAGCCCATCACATCGTTTGCGGAAAAAACAGCAGTCACGTTTTGGGAGCTCGATGACGAGGAAATCGCTGCTTATATTGCGACCGGGGAGCCGATGGACAAGGCGGGGGCTTACGGCATTCAAGGACGAGCCGCCTTGTTTGTCAAACGGATCGAAGGCGACTATTTGACGGTCGTCGGCCTGCCGCTGTCGCGGACGGTCAGGGAATTGCGCCGGCTCGGGTGGCCGACGGCATAG